A single region of the Candidatus Hydrogenedentota bacterium genome encodes:
- a CDS encoding sigma-70 family RNA polymerase sigma factor has product MQLKDGELVYRCLQGDADAFRELVQRYQAAVYATAFYYAGRYGAAEDVAQESFWAAYRSLPRLKDAEKFGAWLREITCRTAANWLRRQGRRLATETPLPHRRTVSIEDARQGPHRQAQSRERFERVQQAIDSLPERYRLPVVLRYLQELSYEEISRFTGESRDEIRGILHRAGRQLRDLLADLDQGEGNVQWRHVDK; this is encoded by the coding sequence ATGCAACTGAAGGACGGTGAACTCGTTTATCGTTGTCTTCAGGGTGACGCGGACGCGTTCAGGGAGTTGGTCCAGCGTTACCAGGCAGCGGTGTATGCCACGGCCTTTTATTATGCCGGCCGGTATGGCGCGGCGGAGGATGTGGCCCAGGAATCGTTCTGGGCCGCGTATCGAAGCTTGCCGCGCCTGAAGGATGCGGAGAAGTTCGGGGCGTGGCTGCGCGAGATAACCTGCCGTACAGCAGCCAACTGGCTGCGCCGGCAAGGCAGGCGTCTGGCAACAGAAACGCCGTTGCCGCATCGGCGCACAGTGTCAATTGAAGATGCACGACAGGGACCGCACAGACAGGCCCAAAGCCGGGAGCGATTCGAGCGGGTCCAGCAGGCGATCGATTCGCTTCCGGAACGCTACCGGTTGCCGGTGGTGCTTCGGTACCTGCAGGAATTGAGTTACGAGGAGATCAGCCGGTTTACGGGCGAATCGCGGGATGAAATTCGCGGCATCCTTCATCGGGCCGGCCGCCAGTTGCGTGATTTGCTGGCGGATCTCGACCAAGGCGAGGGGAACGTGCAGTGGCGTCATGTAGACAAATAG
- a CDS encoding GntR family transcriptional regulator produces MGMKVALDVVDRRRREPLYLQLAKAITGAIREGHYGPGERIPSEREFMREGRLSYPTVAQAFREVVKAGWVRRKVGSGTFVADPLP; encoded by the coding sequence ATGGGCATGAAAGTCGCACTGGACGTCGTCGATCGGCGTCGAAGGGAGCCGCTTTACCTGCAACTGGCCAAGGCCATCACCGGCGCGATCCGCGAAGGGCATTACGGGCCGGGCGAGCGCATCCCCTCTGAACGCGAGTTCATGCGCGAGGGCAGGCTGAGCTACCCGACGGTCGCGCAGGCCTTTCGCGAAGTGGTCAAAGCCGGCTGGGTACGCCGCAAAGTCGGCAGCGGCACCTTTGTTGCCGACCCCTTGCC
- a CDS encoding LacI family DNA-binding transcriptional regulator: AVDTLFARSRDRRLTAIMCVTDDIARGVIRRLRRRGLRVPEDVSVTGFDDLAWSADFRPPLTTVAQPLERIGRRAVRLLLERLHNLERPPTRVVLDHRLCIRASTAPPPAP, encoded by the coding sequence GCGGTGGATACCCTGTTCGCCCGGTCCCGCGACCGGCGGCTGACCGCAATCATGTGCGTTACCGACGATATTGCCCGCGGCGTCATCCGGCGCCTGCGCCGGCGCGGCCTGCGCGTGCCCGAGGATGTGTCAGTAACCGGATTCGACGACCTGGCGTGGTCCGCGGACTTTCGGCCGCCCTTGACTACAGTGGCGCAGCCGCTCGAACGCATCGGCCGCAGGGCCGTGCGCCTCCTGCTCGAGCGGCTCCACAACCTCGAGCGGCCGCCCACCCGCGTGGTGCTAGACCACCGGCTGTGCATTCGCGCATCGACCGCGCCGCCGCCGGCGCCGTAG